A genomic segment from Perognathus longimembris pacificus isolate PPM17 chromosome 15, ASM2315922v1, whole genome shotgun sequence encodes:
- the LOC125364239 gene encoding LOW QUALITY PROTEIN: mitochondrial import inner membrane translocase subunit Tim10 B-like (The sequence of the model RefSeq protein was modified relative to this genomic sequence to represent the inferred CDS: inserted 3 bases in 2 codons) — MEQQQQQLRNVRDFLLVYNRMTELCFQRCVPXLHHRALDAEXEACLHSCAEKLILSHHRLMATSVQLMPALVQRHTADEAALVAPGGTEEQPKVSPSGSWPSSLMKGGARWTLKLKAPVDLELG, encoded by the exons AtggagcagcagcaacaacagctgAGAAACGTGCGAGACTTCCTGTTGGTCTACAATCGGATGACTGAGCTCTGCTTCCAGCGCTGTGTGCC TCTACACCACCGAGCTCTGGATGCTG GAGAGGCCTGTCTGCACAGCTGTGCCGAGAAgctgatcctttcccaccaccgcCTCATGGCCACTTCTGTGCAGCTTATGCCTGCCTTGGTACAGCGTCACACTGCAGACGAGGCTGCCTTGGTTGCACCAGGCGGTACCGAAGAACAGCCCAAAGTCTCACCGTCGGGCAGCTGGCCTTCCAGTCTCATGAAGGGAGGTGCCAGATGGACCCTCAAATTGAAGGCCCCAGTGGACCTTGAGCTTGGTTGA